The following proteins are encoded in a genomic region of Bernardetia sp. MNP-M8:
- a CDS encoding DUF2723 domain-containing protein → MGFNRLNTIVGWLIFLIATTVYILTLENTASFWDCGEFIAVSYKLMAPHPPGAPFFLLVGRIFSLFAFGDVLEVAYWINMLSALCSSFSILFLFWTITMLARRIVRPTLQKVMDAKTETDLKKGLDAQENDYTLAEKIMILGSGAIGALAYTFSDSFWFSAAEAEVYGMSSFFTAIVVWAIFKWERIDDERDSNRWLIFIAYLVGLSIGVHLLNLLALPALAYVYYFKKYKTESTLGWIMTFLAGTGIVVLITYGVIPGLPSIAAKFEVAFVNTFGLPFGSGALFFTIAFIAALVWGIFYSIKKQNVPLNTALLSFAFIMIGYSTYSLIVIRSNADTPINENSPKDVMTFVSYLKREQYGDRPLVYGRTFASERTGQDIGAAMYRKGEEKYEVFDHKFEVTYDNKGNMLMPRIYSQSGNHPELYKQWLKLADGERPNFADNINFLFTYQFGHMYFRYFMWNFAGRQSDDKEAGWLAPFEDLGKELPVDLATNKARDNFYMLPLILGILGFIFQASKDQKGWWITFLIFFIMGIGLVLYLNSPPVEPRERDYVYVGSFYAFSVWIGLGMLAIANFLKKHISGMAASSVALVIALVVPTIMGAKGWDNHNRTGRYLSVDQARNTLAACEPNAILFTGGDNDTFPLWYVQDVEGFRTDVRVAVLSYFSTDWYADQMTTQVNDSPPLPISLEREDYVQGKNDYIVYVGNRDGSEDKNINSPVNLETYIELLKKEDPRVMVQLQDGSSTGKLLSKKFALAINKQDVLSKGFIPKGKENRVVDIMEFDIKGNNIYKNDLLLLDLIATNKWERPIYFNQTSANTINFNLREYLQMDGMVYRLMPIAAQNNGDLGEVNFEEMKKAVDEFQFRGMQTEGYYDDEYKKFGAQFRQVYFRLAQEYFERGDKEKAIETLDKAFEQLPVMNVPYSYYEPYFVQLYHLAEADDKALALAEDISSRAMGNLNFVYKNNLNQFNYSDIIQRSSIQMRVLMSVYRQLDAMTTQEIQRLEAKKSMMQEENKVIVDDDGNQVQIEFSDSDQARLDSLKKRQKIFTDAIQKYSAAGGMQ, encoded by the coding sequence ATGGGTTTTAATCGTCTTAATACTATTGTAGGTTGGCTAATCTTTTTGATTGCTACTACTGTTTACATACTCACTCTTGAAAACACAGCTAGTTTTTGGGATTGTGGAGAATTTATTGCTGTTTCATACAAACTAATGGCTCCTCACCCACCTGGTGCGCCTTTCTTCTTATTGGTAGGGCGTATTTTTTCTTTATTTGCCTTTGGAGATGTTTTGGAAGTAGCATATTGGATAAATATGCTTTCTGCTCTATGTAGTAGTTTTTCTATTTTGTTTTTGTTTTGGACAATAACTATGCTTGCTCGTCGTATTGTACGACCTACTTTACAGAAAGTAATGGATGCAAAAACTGAAACAGACCTTAAAAAAGGCTTAGATGCACAAGAAAATGATTATACACTTGCCGAGAAAATAATGATTTTGGGAAGTGGTGCTATTGGTGCTTTGGCTTATACTTTTTCAGATTCATTTTGGTTTTCGGCAGCAGAGGCTGAGGTGTATGGAATGTCATCTTTTTTTACTGCAATTGTAGTTTGGGCAATTTTCAAATGGGAACGCATAGATGATGAGAGAGATTCTAATCGTTGGCTTATTTTTATTGCTTATTTGGTAGGGCTTTCTATTGGTGTTCACCTTCTTAACTTACTTGCTTTGCCTGCATTGGCTTATGTTTATTATTTCAAAAAATATAAAACTGAAAGTACATTGGGTTGGATTATGACATTCTTGGCAGGAACAGGAATTGTTGTTTTGATTACTTATGGTGTAATCCCTGGATTGCCTTCTATAGCAGCCAAGTTTGAAGTTGCCTTTGTAAATACTTTTGGTTTACCATTTGGTTCAGGGGCTTTGTTTTTTACAATTGCTTTTATAGCTGCTCTTGTTTGGGGAATTTTTTATTCTATTAAAAAGCAAAATGTACCATTAAATACTGCTCTTTTGTCATTTGCTTTTATAATGATAGGTTATAGTACGTATTCACTTATCGTAATTCGTTCGAACGCAGATACACCAATTAATGAAAATAGTCCGAAAGATGTAATGACCTTTGTTTCATATTTGAAAAGAGAACAGTATGGAGATCGTCCACTTGTATATGGAAGAACATTTGCTTCTGAACGCACAGGACAGGATATAGGAGCTGCTATGTATCGTAAAGGGGAAGAAAAGTATGAAGTTTTTGACCATAAGTTTGAAGTTACTTATGATAATAAAGGCAATATGCTTATGCCTCGTATTTACAGTCAGAGTGGTAATCACCCAGAACTCTACAAACAATGGCTCAAATTAGCAGATGGAGAAAGACCAAATTTTGCTGATAATATAAACTTCTTGTTTACTTATCAATTCGGACATATGTACTTCCGATACTTTATGTGGAATTTTGCAGGAAGACAAAGCGATGACAAAGAAGCAGGATGGCTTGCTCCTTTTGAAGATTTAGGAAAAGAATTACCAGTAGATTTAGCTACCAACAAAGCAAGAGATAATTTTTATATGTTACCTCTTATTTTGGGAATACTAGGCTTTATTTTCCAAGCTAGTAAAGACCAAAAAGGTTGGTGGATTACCTTCCTGATTTTCTTTATTATGGGAATAGGTCTTGTGCTTTATCTCAATTCTCCTCCTGTCGAACCTCGTGAACGAGATTATGTATATGTAGGATCATTTTATGCCTTTTCTGTTTGGATAGGTTTGGGAATGCTTGCCATAGCTAATTTCTTGAAAAAACATATTTCTGGAATGGCAGCTTCTAGTGTTGCACTAGTTATAGCACTTGTAGTGCCTACTATTATGGGCGCAAAAGGTTGGGATAACCACAATCGTACAGGGCGTTATTTATCAGTTGATCAAGCTAGAAATACACTTGCAGCTTGTGAACCAAATGCTATTTTATTTACTGGTGGAGATAATGACACTTTCCCACTTTGGTATGTACAAGATGTGGAAGGATTCCGTACTGATGTTAGGGTAGCTGTTTTGAGTTATTTTTCAACAGATTGGTATGCTGACCAAATGACAACTCAAGTAAATGATTCTCCTCCTCTTCCAATTTCTTTAGAAAGAGAAGATTATGTTCAGGGAAAAAATGATTATATCGTTTATGTTGGAAATAGAGATGGTTCAGAAGACAAAAACATCAATTCACCTGTTAATTTGGAAACGTATATTGAGCTTCTTAAAAAAGAAGACCCTCGTGTAATGGTTCAGTTGCAAGATGGAAGTAGCACAGGAAAGCTTCTTTCTAAAAAGTTTGCTTTAGCTATCAATAAACAAGATGTTTTATCAAAAGGATTTATCCCTAAAGGAAAAGAAAATCGTGTTGTTGATATAATGGAATTTGATATTAAAGGAAATAATATTTACAAAAATGACCTTTTGTTATTAGATTTAATTGCAACCAATAAATGGGAACGTCCTATTTATTTCAACCAAACTTCTGCTAATACGATTAATTTCAATTTGAGAGAATATCTTCAAATGGATGGAATGGTGTATCGTTTGATGCCAATTGCTGCACAAAACAATGGCGATTTGGGAGAAGTAAATTTTGAAGAAATGAAAAAGGCTGTTGATGAATTCCAGTTTAGAGGAATGCAAACAGAAGGATATTACGATGACGAATACAAGAAGTTTGGAGCGCAATTCCGTCAGGTTTATTTCCGTTTAGCGCAGGAGTATTTTGAGCGTGGTGATAAGGAAAAAGCGATTGAAACACTAGATAAAGCCTTCGAACAGTTGCCAGTTATGAATGTTCCTTACAGTTATTATGAGCCTTATTTTGTTCAGTTGTATCACTTAGCAGAAGCAGATGATAAAGCTTTGGCTCTTGCAGAAGATATTTCTAGTCGTGCTATGGGAAATCTGAATTTTGTCTATAAAAACAATTTGAATCAATTTAATTATAGTGATATAATTCAGCGTAGTAGTATTCAAATGCGTGTTTTGATGTCAGTTTACAGACAACTTGATGCCATGACAACACAAGAAATTCAGCGTTTGGAAGCTAAAAAGTCAATGATGCAAGAAGAAAATAAAGTAATAGTTGATGATGATGGAAATCAAGTACAAATAGAGTTTTCTGATAGTGACCAAGCTCGTTTGGATAGTTTGAAAAAACGTCAGAAGATATTTACCGATGCTATTCAAAAATATAGTGCAGCAGGTGGAATGCAGTAG
- a CDS encoding 7TM diverse intracellular signaling domain-containing protein has translation MPLKISTLFFVLLFLLPNFLVGQDITISYNSTEKTISIADKLTYLEDTTSQLISNPNHILDFKTNFIKNEGEVLNFANTQSAFWFRIEIERKVDEKIYLEINNPMLDSVIFFEKIDNKLQQLGVSGASFAFQKREIQYTEPNFLLPLNEGEKKVFYLYIKSNFPTQTTLSIGTAKKILEAQHPFDIAIGVYIGIMLVMGLYNLFVFFSVRDKLYLYYVIYVFGICLTYTMFKGYSFEFLWSASEKINFYIPVISSFVVFFMLLFARSFLELHKNYPKLDKGIFVLLFMTIVSMIIGVLGVYGVSAIIGQLAVILMAIYLLVITIYLLIKGYKPARFFLFAWSIYLVGLIIFILQLNAAIPHTWFTNNAVLFGSASEVILLSFALADRINVYKRQKDTAQKQILEKTIENENLIKEQNKVLEIKVKEATEDLRISNEELNSTNEELNAMLETVQSQNQVIEKSSREILTMNDELNATNEELSSTNEELNSTNEELVATVETVKRQNKIIEESNRNITDSLRYAQTIQDAILPFQERMDNHLREYFTFYRPKDIVSGDFYWLTDLKGKVYLAVADCTGHGVPGAFMSMIGSAALDALVDRNELEDSDRILEELHLTIQKALKQKNSTNDDGMDVGLCIMEYLEDERCKILFSGAKRPLYYFKKTTQQLHEIRGTRQSIGGYSKKERIQFEVNEIILEKGDVFYLCSDGYADQNDSDDKKFGSHSLKKLLQEIASLSMREQGVIVKQKFEEHQGNEPQRDDIAIIGVKIV, from the coding sequence ATGCCCTTAAAAATCTCTACACTCTTTTTTGTTTTATTATTTCTACTACCTAATTTTTTAGTTGGTCAAGATATTACTATATCTTACAATTCAACGGAAAAAACAATTAGTATTGCTGATAAATTGACCTATTTGGAAGACACTACAAGTCAGCTCATTTCAAATCCAAATCACATTTTAGATTTCAAAACTAACTTTATCAAAAATGAAGGAGAGGTTCTGAATTTTGCTAATACTCAATCTGCATTTTGGTTTCGTATTGAAATAGAGCGAAAAGTAGATGAAAAGATATACCTTGAAATTAATAATCCTATGTTGGATTCAGTTATATTTTTTGAAAAAATAGATAATAAACTACAACAATTAGGTGTGTCAGGAGCTTCATTTGCCTTTCAAAAAAGAGAAATACAATATACAGAGCCTAACTTTTTATTACCACTGAATGAAGGAGAAAAGAAAGTATTTTATCTCTACATAAAAAGTAATTTTCCTACCCAAACTACTTTATCTATTGGTACAGCAAAGAAAATTCTTGAAGCACAACATCCTTTTGATATTGCAATTGGTGTTTATATTGGAATTATGCTTGTGATGGGACTTTACAATTTATTTGTGTTTTTTTCTGTTCGTGACAAACTCTATTTATATTATGTAATTTATGTTTTTGGAATTTGTCTAACTTATACGATGTTCAAAGGATATTCTTTTGAGTTTTTGTGGTCTGCTTCTGAAAAAATCAATTTTTATATTCCTGTTATTTCTTCATTTGTAGTATTTTTTATGCTTCTTTTTGCAAGAAGTTTTTTAGAACTACACAAAAATTATCCTAAATTAGACAAAGGTATATTTGTATTACTATTTATGACAATAGTAAGTATGATTATTGGCGTATTAGGCGTATATGGTGTAAGTGCAATAATTGGACAATTAGCTGTTATTTTGATGGCTATTTACTTATTAGTAATCACCATTTATCTTCTAATCAAAGGATATAAACCTGCCCGTTTTTTCTTATTTGCCTGGTCTATTTATCTTGTAGGCTTGATTATATTTATTTTACAACTTAACGCAGCTATTCCTCATACTTGGTTTACTAATAATGCTGTTCTTTTTGGATCAGCTTCAGAAGTAATTTTGTTATCTTTTGCATTAGCAGACAGAATCAATGTTTATAAAAGACAAAAAGATACAGCTCAAAAACAGATTTTAGAAAAAACTATCGAAAATGAAAATTTGATAAAAGAACAAAATAAAGTATTAGAAATAAAAGTAAAAGAAGCTACAGAAGACTTACGTATTTCGAACGAAGAGCTAAATTCTACCAATGAAGAATTAAATGCAATGCTTGAAACAGTACAATCTCAAAATCAAGTTATTGAGAAAAGCTCAAGAGAGATTCTTACAATGAATGATGAGTTGAATGCTACAAATGAAGAACTTAGTTCAACAAACGAAGAATTAAACTCTACCAATGAGGAATTGGTTGCGACAGTAGAAACAGTAAAAAGACAAAATAAAATTATTGAAGAGTCAAATAGAAATATTACAGATAGTTTGCGTTATGCTCAAACGATTCAAGATGCTATTTTGCCTTTTCAAGAACGAATGGATAATCATTTGAGAGAATACTTTACTTTTTATCGTCCAAAAGATATTGTAAGTGGAGATTTTTATTGGCTTACAGACTTGAAAGGGAAGGTATATTTAGCAGTCGCAGATTGTACAGGTCATGGTGTGCCAGGTGCATTTATGTCTATGATTGGTTCGGCTGCTCTTGATGCGCTTGTTGATAGAAATGAATTAGAAGATTCAGATAGAATTTTGGAAGAGCTTCATCTGACTATTCAAAAAGCCTTAAAACAAAAAAATAGTACCAATGATGATGGAATGGATGTCGGACTTTGTATTATGGAATATTTAGAAGATGAAAGATGTAAAATTCTTTTTTCAGGTGCAAAACGTCCTTTGTATTACTTCAAAAAAACAACTCAACAACTACACGAAATAAGAGGAACTAGACAAAGTATAGGAGGCTATTCAAAGAAAGAAAGAATACAATTTGAAGTAAACGAAATAATCTTAGAAAAAGGAGATGTTTTTTATTTGTGTAGTGACGGATATGCAGACCAAAATGACTCAGATGATAAGAAATTTGGTTCTCATAGTCTTAAAAAGTTGCTTCAAGAAATAGCTTCACTTTCTATGAGGGAACAAGGAGTAATAGTAAAACAAAAGTTTGAAGAACATCAAGGAAATGAACCTCAACGTGATGATATTGCTATAATTGGAGTGAAAATAGTGTAA
- a CDS encoding UbiA prenyltransferase family protein, with protein sequence MAIKGILDLLRVKQWIKNLLLFAPLFFSGKFFDIFLIQQVCIGFFIFSITSSCVYILNDIKDIEKDKMHYRKKKRPLPSGILSLQTAWVIFGVLTSFLIVSFFFLPIYFVFLCVLYLTNNILYTLWLKNIAIIDVSMIAIGFVIRLFAGGLMVAVSPSNWLVLIIYLVALLLGFAKRREDVLIKENSGEVLRGSISNYSISFIDAVLSFLSGVISLLYILYTIEATTFAGKYKEYLYLTSFFLVIGILRYLQLVFTSEESDPTTLLYKDAILKIIVSLWLISITFLIYG encoded by the coding sequence ATGGCTATAAAAGGTATATTAGATTTACTAAGAGTTAAGCAATGGATAAAAAATTTATTATTATTTGCTCCTTTATTTTTCTCAGGGAAATTTTTTGATATTTTTTTGATACAACAAGTTTGTATAGGATTTTTTATTTTTAGTATTACTTCGTCTTGTGTTTATATTCTTAACGATATAAAGGATATAGAAAAAGATAAAATGCACTATCGCAAAAAAAAACGCCCTCTGCCTTCTGGTATTTTATCTCTACAAACAGCTTGGGTTATTTTTGGTGTATTGACAAGTTTCTTAATAGTATCATTTTTTTTCTTACCTATATATTTTGTATTTTTATGTGTATTGTATCTTACAAACAACATTTTATATACACTTTGGTTAAAAAATATTGCAATTATTGATGTTTCTATGATTGCAATAGGTTTTGTAATTCGCCTATTTGCTGGTGGATTAATGGTAGCTGTTAGTCCTAGTAATTGGTTAGTATTAATAATATATTTAGTAGCATTACTTTTAGGATTTGCAAAAAGAAGAGAAGATGTATTAATCAAAGAAAACTCAGGAGAAGTTTTGAGAGGATCTATTAGCAACTATTCTATCTCTTTTATAGATGCTGTTTTGAGTTTTTTGAGTGGAGTCATTTCGCTTTTATATATACTATATACCATCGAAGCTACTACTTTTGCAGGGAAATATAAAGAATATTTATATCTAACCTCTTTCTTCTTAGTTATAGGTATTCTTCGTTATCTGCAACTTGTCTTTACTTCTGAAGAAAGTGACCCCACTACTTTACTTTACAAAGATGCCATACTTAAAATTATTGTTAGTTTATGGCTTATTAGTATAACATTTCTTATTTATGGATAA
- a CDS encoding HAD family hydrolase encodes MDKEKIIAFFDFDGTITKRDTFVPFLVYQNGLLIFIFKLISLFFYIIAFYAKIISNEKLKERFIKKFIAGYSVQEINDLVERFIEQKIDSMCRKEALVCLEWHKANRHKIVIVSASPSYFIEKWATKLDFDSVSTELEIVNYNYTGKLKSKNCYGKEKVKRILERYDIKKYDEIYAYGDTKGDLPMLKLATKAYYKPFR; translated from the coding sequence ATGGATAAAGAAAAGATAATTGCATTTTTTGACTTTGATGGAACAATAACAAAGAGAGATACCTTTGTGCCTTTCTTAGTATATCAAAATGGACTTTTAATATTTATTTTTAAATTGATTTCTTTATTTTTTTATATTATAGCATTTTATGCGAAAATTATATCTAATGAAAAATTAAAGGAAAGGTTTATAAAAAAATTTATAGCAGGATATTCAGTACAAGAAATAAATGATTTAGTAGAAAGATTTATAGAGCAAAAAATAGACAGTATGTGTAGAAAAGAAGCATTAGTGTGTTTGGAATGGCATAAAGCAAACAGACATAAAATAGTTATTGTATCTGCATCTCCTTCTTATTTTATAGAGAAATGGGCTACTAAATTGGATTTTGATTCAGTTAGTACAGAACTGGAAATAGTAAATTATAATTATACAGGTAAATTAAAATCTAAAAATTGTTATGGTAAGGAAAAAGTAAAGCGTATCTTAGAAAGATATGACATAAAAAAGTATGATGAAATTTATGCTTATGGGGATACGAAAGGCGATCTTCCAATGCTTAAGTTAGCTACTAAAGCATATTATAAACCATTTAGATAA
- a CDS encoding NAD(P)-dependent oxidoreductase, which produces MKKTLKVLIADTLHDSFNFHFSNNKIEYIYACDWKDSDIINQIQNFDGLILRSRFAIDEDFLKHTKELLFIARVGSGTDGIDKKILIQKNIKLLTAPEGNRNAVTEHTLGLIFSVLNNFKKSQSNIANFEWKREENRGVELAGKTVGIIGYGNVGRLLSQKLHALGCEVLAYDKRNKKQDSFVRLVTLEELQEKAQIVSIHIPLDDDINGENKNFHFVDATFFKNFKNAIFFFNTSRGEVVDTNSLLKYLENGKIKGAGLDVLENEKLKTFTTLQKQQLEQLIAMQNVILTPHVAGWTFESYENLNKVLGQKINDFVEEYFQKL; this is translated from the coding sequence ATGAAAAAAACACTAAAAGTGCTTATTGCTGACACATTACATGACTCCTTTAACTTTCACTTTTCAAATAATAAAATAGAATATATCTATGCTTGTGACTGGAAAGATAGTGATATTATAAATCAAATACAAAATTTTGATGGATTAATCCTAAGAAGTAGATTTGCTATTGATGAAGACTTCTTAAAGCACACTAAAGAGTTACTTTTTATTGCTCGTGTAGGTTCAGGTACAGATGGAATAGACAAAAAAATACTCATTCAAAAGAATATCAAACTGCTTACAGCTCCTGAAGGAAATCGAAATGCAGTTACCGAACATACATTAGGTTTAATATTCTCGGTATTGAATAATTTTAAGAAATCACAAAGTAATATTGCTAATTTTGAATGGAAAAGGGAAGAAAACAGGGGAGTAGAATTAGCAGGAAAAACAGTCGGAATAATAGGTTATGGAAATGTAGGAAGATTGCTTTCTCAAAAATTACATGCTCTAGGTTGCGAAGTTTTAGCTTATGATAAAAGAAATAAAAAACAGGATAGTTTTGTAAGGCTTGTTACTTTAGAAGAATTACAAGAAAAAGCGCAAATTGTATCAATTCATATTCCCTTAGATGATGATATAAATGGAGAAAATAAAAATTTTCATTTTGTAGATGCTACTTTTTTTAAAAACTTCAAAAATGCCATTTTTTTCTTTAATACTTCAAGAGGAGAAGTTGTAGATACAAATTCGCTTTTGAAATATCTAGAAAATGGAAAAATAAAAGGTGCAGGTTTAGACGTTCTTGAAAATGAAAAATTAAAAACATTTACCACCTTACAAAAACAACAGCTTGAGCAGCTTATTGCTATGCAAAATGTAATTCTGACTCCTCATGTGGCAGGCTGGACTTTCGAATCTTATGAAAATCTCAATAAAGTTTTAGGACAAAAAATAAATGATTTTGTAGAAGAATATTTTCAAAAACTTTAA
- a CDS encoding DUF72 domain-containing protein, whose product MEFGKLQNINNIDFTLLDNHPETEAFLSKLEPTPKPIIRIAAPVWGTPEWKGIWYPQKAKPTDFLYHYSRQFDSIELNVTHYQIPPEERILKWKEMTPKGFLFCPKIYKGISHHKQLVDCEDLTNVFCDRVALFGDRLGICFLQLPPHFSPQKAGVLINYLENFPADTRLAIEFRHKDWFDYPNQETREAVREVFSVMRRYNFTALMTDVSGRRDVMHMRLTSDTMVLRLVGNSLDKTDYQRMEDWVERMDNWIKEGLKEFHFWLHQPENIKTAEMAVFLIQKLKEKGYKNIVPPKKIETETKNDMPSLF is encoded by the coding sequence ATGGAATTTGGAAAATTACAAAATATAAATAATATAGATTTTACATTGCTAGATAACCATCCAGAAACGGAGGCATTCTTATCAAAATTAGAACCAACACCAAAACCTATTATTCGTATTGCTGCACCTGTTTGGGGAACACCTGAATGGAAAGGAATTTGGTATCCCCAAAAAGCAAAACCCACTGATTTTTTATATCATTATTCACGTCAGTTTGATTCTATCGAACTCAATGTTACTCATTATCAAATTCCACCTGAAGAGCGTATTTTGAAATGGAAAGAGATGACTCCTAAAGGATTTTTATTTTGCCCCAAAATATATAAAGGAATTAGTCATCATAAACAACTTGTAGATTGTGAAGACTTGACAAATGTCTTTTGTGATAGAGTTGCGCTTTTTGGAGATAGATTAGGCATTTGCTTTTTACAGCTCCCCCCTCATTTTTCACCACAGAAAGCAGGAGTTTTAATTAATTATTTAGAAAATTTCCCTGCTGATACTCGTCTTGCTATCGAATTTCGTCATAAAGATTGGTTTGATTATCCCAACCAAGAAACTAGAGAAGCTGTAAGAGAAGTTTTTTCGGTTATGCGTCGCTATAATTTTACTGCTCTCATGACTGATGTTTCGGGAAGGCGTGATGTAATGCACATGCGACTGACTTCTGACACCATGGTTTTGCGTTTGGTGGGAAATTCTTTAGACAAAACAGACTATCAACGTATGGAAGATTGGGTAGAAAGAATGGATAATTGGATAAAAGAAGGCTTAAAAGAATTTCATTTTTGGTTACATCAACCAGAAAATATCAAAACGGCAGAAATGGCTGTTTTTCTGATTCAAAAACTGAAAGAAAAAGGATATAAAAACATAGTGCCTCCAAAGAAAATTGAAACAGAAACAAAAAATGATATGCCTTCGCTTTTTTGA